GATAGGTGTTTTAGAGataaacacaaactttacaagGTGATTTTTCAAGGATTATCACAAACCCACAACTTGAGTTTTTCtaaagctaaactctaactcacaatgatttaggagtttccaagattactccaaaactacaacaaaataattgatttaaagattgtgtgtttgttgtttcaaggtgtgtaaatcattagtcttgaaacattgcaaatgggtttatatttatacccaaagcaatccccaaacaaagcactaacaaacaaaataatttttgctCTCAGCAAAAATATCTCCCCCGAGATGGATGGATCACGGGCGAGATCTTTGAATATGCCAAAAACCTTCAACGGCTAGTGCCACATGTCAATGCTTCATTGGGTCTTCAAAAATATATCTGTTGGATCTTCAACGGTCTGatttatcgcgcccgagatgcctTCGTCGCGCCCGAGATTCGTTTCAACGGTCGACTAGGGTTTTGTCAGCTCGAATATCTCCCCCGTGATATGTTCATCTCCCCCGAGATATATATCTCCCCCGAGATGGAAatccatcacgggcgagatatgctACTGGACAGCTTTTTACTCAAAAACTCGATTTTTGCTAGAGAGCTCCGAATTGACTTCTGATTGTTCCTATGagttcctatacactaataaacaagattagattactcatagttgattgtcaaagtcaaaacaaaggagtttgaaaggacaaTAGTCCAacaaaatatatcttattatataataaaaatatttatttaaattttattattggatatatttttatttttaggatgaatatgtaaaaaagtttcaatttgagttaagttgttaaaataataaaatagtgtagttttaaaatatttttttagagttAAAGATAGAATTTGtggttagaaaaaaaattatttagagttAGAGATAGAGTTTGTGAATGGAGAAAAACTTACTCtatctttaaaaaatagagttccaattaggcttatccccttaaaatccccccaccttttacccccaattcatttgcaccctcacgttgtaaaaccaccaaatatacccaaattacgacctttcactttcaattgcaccctcaagcattaaattgacctcttttcacttaaaaaatgttcaaatcaatactttaaattttagcgtatattttaaaataggacttaatattttatttaaaacaaaaataaacctattttttcaagtgaaaatagatcaatttaatgcttgagggtgcaattgaaagtgaaaggtcgtaatttgggtatatttggtggttttgcaacgtgagggtgcaaacgaattgggggtaaaaggtgaggggtttttaaggggataagcctttcAATTATAAAGTGGGTTGGAGATGGTCTTATAAAAGGAAATTAAACTCTTCGTTTAATGATACACTTTTAAAAAGAAAGAGAAGCAGAGTAATTATGAATAGGCTTTTGAATTAAATCTTCATATCTTAAAGTTGCATATTCAAAAGTTCTAACTCAATTTTCATCCAAAACTTCTGAAATTGCATCTCGTTTTTACAATCTTTActtaatatttgtatttttacaatTGATAATACGTATTATGTTTTACAATTTGGTTTTACAAAAAACTGTAAAAGCTCAATTACAATTCATCAACCAGTGATTGAATCGATGGTTGAATAGATACTTAGTCCAGTTCAATCGTGAATCAATAGGCACACCGATTTGACTACTGGCTAGATTTCTAAAACATTGATTAAAAGTTTTAAGTGAATTTTTTCATACAAAATCAAATCGAACTAAATTGaattaatattgttttatattaCATGGGCGTTGTGACCGGGAACCTTTGGCATGAGCCTGAAGAAAGGCACACCCAAATTATTCAAATCAAGAAAATTTTATGCCATGCATGAAAGATGGCAGTATTATTTACTTTGCACATGaacctaaaaaaatatattaaaagaaattatacaAATAATTAACATGCTAGCATCATTACAGTACAGGCTAACACAAACTTGAACAATCATTCATGTCCTATATCAAACCAGAAATAAACATAAGCTCGAGAATAGATGACTCGAACTCTCTGCAAGGCAAGATCTCCATCTGTAAGGACAGCCTTGGCACCTCCTTCAATTCTTGTTTGAGAAACAGAAACACCGTCGCCTTTAGTCCTGACCGAGGAAGCAAATCCTTCGTGCTCTCTGGCTCTACTCACAATCGGGCATGAGAGGTAGTCCAAAGGGTCCGACTCACACTGAAGTATGCAGCTATCTACAGTTAATTTTCCACTTCTGTGAAGCAAGCAGCAACCAAGCTCTGCCTTGACTGTTAGGTTCGTCAATTTGCACGTAGACAGGAACTCCAGTGCACTGattaaacaaaatgaaacaGCAGATACCAAATTCTGTATGGCGATGAAATATATAGATCAACGACCTTTAAGTTTCTACTCGCACAATTGGACAAAGATATTTTATGCTCGGAGTTGGAAGATATACATAGTCAACAGTCGATTTCAAACTAGAATCGTAAATCAAGAAGCCAGATAATAAGGCATCTCGgtatttgcaaaattttgaatACAGGAGATTTAAAGCTGATGTGGAGCAGTGGAGgtgattttcttatttattagcAAATAACTAAGTATAACACGCAATGAAGCTGCTACTAGTTCTAAAAGCATATGTAAGAGAACTAAGAGTATCATTCTCTAATTCCAGATTTTTCCATTGAGATTAAACAAATGAGAGATCCTGTAGCCTATTTTACAAAGCATTTTTAGAGGATAACCGgacaataacaaaaatattggGACATCATGTGCACGTCACATACCTGTCTGAGCCTCGAGAACATAAGAGCATGGTTTCATCAGGTACGTCTCCTCCACCAACCTGAAGAAAGTAAATTGAGATACAAATGTgcaataaacaaattaacaGTTAACTAAATAGGTTTCTTCTTTCCAGTTGGCCCTTATAGGATGAATAAGAAAGTCATCTACTATTCAGAACCTCAGCAAACCAATAAACACCTATGTAGCCTCTACACGTCTATCCGTTTATAACTTTCAGacctcatttttattttctttagggAATCCATGGATGAACTTGAAATTAAATAACTATATGAAGAGCTACTCTGAGTGAATAGCCATGATTCAAGTAATTGGTTGCCATGCATGTACTCTTTTGGCTATTTTTACGATTATAGGCATTCCGCATTTGTAATAACTAATTATAAAGCAACAGTTAACAAGTCAGGTGCAGATAATTGGGACATACCAGGCAGAGTGGTTTGTTTATTTGAATATTGGACGCAAGATGATTTCCACCCGCTGAGATAAGAATGGTGTCCCCAGGTCTAGAAGCAATACATTCATGATACATTTTTCTTTCTCAATCATTTGCAGCTCAAAATTTCACACGTACTGTCAATAAACATACCTAGCAGCAGATACAGCCGTCTCAATGCTGGGGAACACACCGGGTTCAGATACATCTTTGACAGAACGGTCTACTCGAAGCCACAAACGAGGGTGACATGCCAAGAAATGCCATCTGTGGCAAACGAGGGCCGTGTTATACCGATCTGCAAACTCAATAACAATTCAACAGAAACCACAGAACAAATTCATCCTCTAATACATGAACTTAATAACAATGTTATAATCAAAGTTTTACTAGCTAAATACCTAACAAGCAAATTCCAATTAAAATCACTACCGAGTCTAAATAAGACTACTATCcgactaggtagcacggacacggacacgGAAAAACGGGACACTCGGACACAGACACAGCaaaacagtgttattttaaggtttcctgtGTAAAAACAAGAAGTTTCGTATCTGAAACATATAGTGTCCGAAACGGGACTGTGCTACCTAGCTATCCCAACACCCATGATTGAAAACACAGTTAAAAGATGAAATCTTTCAAATGGTCTCCTAGTAAAATCAAGTAAATACCCATGATTGGAAACAAACTAAAGTATAAATCTTGCAGATAATTAACCAGAAAAATCATATCTTACAAGCTTGACAGAATTGAAATGATAAAGTAATTAGAAAATGAGGGGGTTATACCTGGAATAGGAGATAAAAAGCTGAAGATGTGCATAAGGCAACCATCATCTAAGTTGTTAATTACACTCAAATTAGGGTTCTTTTTCTGCTTCCACCTTTTCCTCTCCGTCTCCTCCATAGCTAACAATTTTTGCTTCCTTTAGCAGCAGCCGCCAGCGGAGACTTACGTTTCACTGATTCACGGGTGGACCGACCCGACACGCCCGACAAGAAGCTTTTCCGATAATTTAATGATCGAACTGATGCTGCGGTGTTGAATCTGTTGATGTTAGAACAATTGTTTCAAGTATATTTTAACCCATGAATTTGTACTCATTATCTATTTGATCCCTCAGCTTTCAGTTTAATTTATCTGACACTTCATCAACTTTGTAAATTTTACTTGTTAAAGCTCCGAACAAGAGAGAGAGAGGGACACATACGCGCTCATTGGATAAAAAAATGAGAGTCTTTcaaaaatattcatattgtgtataaattttttgaaaaatacgatTTGACcagtttggattgatttttacggtttgaatttttaaagttgtgaaattacactttttgagttgaaaaatacggttttttattttaaaaaaccagTAAATTTACTATCgggttactaacagtttaccaacagtttacaaacaaaaagtttactaactgtttactaacagtttactaacggtttttatttataaaaatatgataaatctcctatcggtttactaacaaaaagtttactatcaatttactaactatttacttaaaaatcaaattcactatttatttattttttaaccgtatagttaattcattaatcatttactatcaatttactaaaaaataagttaatttaccatccgtttactaacagtctactagtatttttttaaaatatagttaatttatcaaatataaagtatagttaatttattaaccGTTTACTAATACTTTACTATCAGCTTAATAAAAGATAGATTAATTTACTAACTGTAGACTAAGCCATAGTTGTATTTCCATATCTGCAAAAGTACAATCAATCACAAAAACATTACAGATTACAATCAATCACAAAAACATTACAGATTACAATCAATCACAAAGTCATACAGTGACAATTAGCTAAAACTGTAGTTTCTAAATCACAGTTATAAGTCAAGGCATCACATATTGAAACTATAATAATATAGACCACAACTGTGTGAAATtgaaaatgtattttataaaaataattgtaaaacaAATAATGATTAGCATATGGATGTAAAAGTAGTAAACTGGCTAAGacttttcaaatataaaattacaaagcTTTTCCACAGAGACATTTTAACAAACACATAAGCTGCAACTTATGAATCAAGTAATCTAAATATAACAATGGCACCCGCACCACTGCCAGACACTCCATCTTCACCCACAGCCTCATCTCCTTTGCCACTCACCTAATTTATGGTCCATTTTCTTTCATTCATCTTCTCAAATAATCAGACCCATATATTTCAAAACACAAAccaattaaaatagtaaaactCAAACAAATTCGGATTACAGATCTGCAAATACAATCACAGGCTCACTATATTAACAGTGTTATCTTCATCCGTATTGTTTTCTTTAAGGTAGTCTTTCTTAACAGCGGCGACATCTTCGTCGGTCTCATCTTTGTCGACGTCGACATTGTGGCTATGAGAAACACCGTGTTAGTGAAGTTGGTTAACAgttatattaaaagaaaaaaaattaattatcaaacaaaGTCAGCTTATACAGTATTAATAGGGAAGGAAGGGCCGGACAACATATTTGAGGATAAAATAGACATGAATAGTGTTGGGTCTAATTTCctctaaaaaatacaaattgagCCACTAACTAACTCGGCACATAACTAAATTAAAGAGTCAAATGAGTTAAACTGGAAAAATAGAGAGGTCGAGTATAAGTTCATGATCTTAGATAGGCAGGGGTGAACATTTAGTCGGTTCGGTCAAACTAAACCGACAACCCCTTAACCAAATTAAATTGTTcgaccaaataaaaaaattaaaattaaactgacCAAATAGGTTGATTAATTCAGCTGATTCAGTTAAAAGCAACAAAAATATGagaaaaatgttaataaaattaaaaatagaataaattttttgttgattcgatgggtttggttaatttttataatttcaaactcACCAAATTGACATAGAGAAATCCAATTTTTTGTATATTAAAATCGAAccgataaaatttaaagtttcaaccaaaccaaaccgaccaaAAAAGTATCAGTTCGATCGTTTAATTCGGTCGGCCAGTTTTTTTACTTCTCTATAGAAAGGTAAAAGAGCACCAATTAAGAGTAAAAAATATGTCTTAACGATATGGcatgttagtttttttttttgacaatcgaataatctttcattaataataaagagcagttacaggtgtaagaattctgaaagggtataaccgtttctaatgacctgacatgaaacaagatataaaccttgattcgcagatcgccttacaaaacaaaatcaaaattacataaccgCTCTAACACAATAAGATCCAATCCTTTTGTCTAACGCAAGctcacaaactcttcata
This window of the Mercurialis annua linkage group LG5, ddMerAnnu1.2, whole genome shotgun sequence genome carries:
- the LOC126682765 gene encoding F-box protein SKIP5, whose translation is MEETERKRWKQKKNPNLSVINNLDDGCLMHIFSFLSPIPDRYNTALVCHRWHFLACHPRLWLRVDRSVKDVSEPGVFPSIETAVSAARPGDTILISAGGNHLASNIQINKPLCLVGGGDVPDETMLLCSRGSDSALEFLSTCKLTNLTVKAELGCCLLHRSGKLTVDSCILQCESDPLDYLSCPIVSRAREHEGFASSVRTKGDGVSVSQTRIEGGAKAVLTDGDLALQRVRVIYSRAYVYFWFDIGHE